The Hordeum vulgare subsp. vulgare chromosome 7H, MorexV3_pseudomolecules_assembly, whole genome shotgun sequence DNA window gtaagtagtagtatgatatacttctattttcaatacatttatgatgctagattattattttgattatatatattctattctcgtaaagtgcgaccagcagccacgaggaacgcatctatgcggatactatgtttgcgagaccattcgcacgtttacctctgagcacaaggatcacagattcgacgtaagcaatgaacattcacacctctatttttacccgtcattctttgttatcatgattgatattcatattcatctcctcttcttatatagtacacgtccatgaggacgaaggtcctaccagagcaacgcgcgattgctgttgcagaggagcttgcgacctttctgaggacggaagctatagatgacaaaggacgatttagtgtagctaggggccattactgatgttcgtccatgtaattgaatagacgggctctagtcccaataattcagatctccatataattgtatatatatgctcgcttgtaagataagttaatcttatatatatgcataattatttctatttaaattatatgaaaactaattcccgaacaccaaacgaggcatcacgttaatctcccgaacacctaaaccctaaaacctaaaacccaaaaataatttcattccaaaaaaacccaaaaataaacaaaatatgaaactctttagtcccggtccgtgtaacgtaccgggactaaagggcctgcccctggggcgctacgaggcgcccacgtggagcacctttagtcccggcttggaacagggccgggactaaaggttaggcctttagtcctgcccctttagtcccggttggtgaaccgggactaaagccccttacgggccgggactaaaggccccgtccccactagtgtgtgGCAATGAAGTGATTCTTTTGAAATTATGTTATAGGCGTGCGGGTGAATATCACTTCTCCGGTCGGCATCATCATGGCTACGTTCGAGACGAACGTGCTTTTGGGGGTAGTGACTAGGGAGCTAACTTAAGATGCAGTCGAGCCTCTCAAAGTTGCGTCATGATCAACGACCGGAGCTACGGGAGACGGTAACGCGCTTGTACGCCTCCTCCTTGCATCAATCCTTCACCGGCGGGCGGAGGGAGGAGCTGCGAGACAGATCACCGACGCGTCCGCCGAACACCCCTAAGCCATCACTTTTGCCATCAGCGCACGATATCACGAATTTGTTACGATGGTTACCCGTGGCGCAAACGGGTGCCGGTGGAGAGGGATTTCTTGTCAGAGATGAGACGAGACGTGGCGGAGAGGATAAGGAAAATGAGGAAGTGGAACCCTAAACGCGCTCGGATCTGTATATATGTGGGATTCGGGGCCGGTTTACGCTCCcgcaaaacttttacgaactgggCCTTTTTTGACCGACCTATTCAGGGTCGTTAATTTCGCTGATCTTGTAAAACGACCGAAAAAATGCGTTTCGATGCTAGAGTTGCTCTCAACCCTCTCCCTTCCCTGAAGACAAACAAAAGAAACGCACACACGGCCTTCTTCAGAGCATTTCCAACAGTCCGtatgttcaatcgttggtataagtgtccacatcatcaaccaacagcacatcatacaagctcttcaATAGAGTGTATGTTAACCGTATGTAAAATAATCAAGTGGGTCCATTAAATGTTGAAGAAATAACCATGTTTGCCTCAAAGTTTGTGCatgaaccgttgcttcaagttcatccggtttcatttttttaattatgcgtcatgtcatcaaaatcatctatGTGACAATTCTACCAACGAAGATTATACGaccattggagatgccctcaCGGGATTAGCATGAGATGTGGGTGTGCGTGTGTCTCCGTCCACATGTCACGGTGCAAAACTCCAAAGTGAACCGATCAGATCATCGGTAATCGGTGTCACCATCACCAAGAGGCAAAGCGAACGGCGCTGATCGCCTGATCACCAACAATCACTTGTTCTGTTAACACAGAAGATGCCGTCCTATTTTTCTGATGagttaagggtgtgtttggtttgaggATCAAAAGTCATGGAATGTCATGGTTCCATTCCAAAGTCATGGATTGGTTCCATCCTTGTGTTCAGTTGATGATAAAAAAGTCATGGATTGGTTCCGTCCCGGTGTTTAGTTGAAGAGATGAAATGAGAAGAATCTGATGTCACTCACCTCTTCGATATAAATGATGAGATTACATCTCTCAACAAATAGAGTTATTTGCATTTGACATGCCTATAATTTAAATTTTTAGCAatgttttctttctattttcaacatatgcaaataaaaatatatgatcatgAGTACATATCAAATATTTACGAAAAATAATCACGAAATGAAAAAATAACCTCGAAAAATAATAATCACGAAAACGAGAAAAAATAATCACGAAAAAataaccacaaaaaaaataaccACGAAATTTTTTGTTCGGGTGCGGGGGTGAGCGCAGTGAGAATTGCTtgattatttctttttttctttgctttCACGGACGAATAACGAGTCGATTCCTCCAAATCGATGGAATCAGTTGGTGAAGCATCTGGAGGGAATATTCCCTGCATGTGGATGCCCAATTCCGGTTCCTAACCCAACTAAACACGAGAACGGCTGCTAGGGATGGAACCAACCCGTCCGATACCACCTCATCCtaaaaccaaacacaccctaatacCACAGTTGATATAAAAACTTGTAGTGGTGGGGACAGAATCATACAAAAACTCAAAAACTCCAAAGAATTGACCCTTCAGCTTACCTAACGCTTTTATACAATTCCATTAAATCCGACGCACAATGTTTATGCTGTCCCTCGCCAAAAAAAAAACTACAGCTGCTGCACACAATCAGCCAACTAGAACAAAATGTTACTGCACATTTATTAGCTAGATCATGTAATCAGCTAGAATGTCGTGTTTGGCGTGGTGTATCCCCGGAATGCATCCGGGAAACTATATGTATGGACATTATGCCATGATCTATAAAGTTTGTGTGTTATCAAAAAACAAAACCAGCCAACTAGAAGGGACTAACTGTTAAAATCTGAGATAAAATCTTACTATCTGAGACATAGAGATGAAAAAAATAGAAGACGAAAATCAATGCGCTGAGGCAAGTAGAACAAAATGTTGCTGCACATTATTAGCTAGATCATGTAATCGGCTAGAATGTCGTGTTTGGCGTGGTGTATCCTCGAAATGCATCCGGGAAACTATATGTATGGACATTATGCCATGATCTATAAAGTTTGTGTGttatcaaaaaaaaaatcagcCAACTAGAAGGGACTAACTGTTAAAATCTGAGATAAAATCTTACTATCTGAGGCATAGAGATGAAAAAAATAGAAGACGAAAATCAATGCGCTGAGGCGCAGCTTCGAACAAAAGATCTCTGGTATGATTTTCCTGCGTGTTACCATGAGAACTTGCATTTCTTCACATTCAAAGCAGAGACCgatagtttttatattaataaaatATGATCAATGGCCATGACAAGCAACACAACTTATTAGTTAGTGTGATTTGCTGAAATTAAGAATTAAACATTTTTGAAGTGTGATTTACTAAAATTAAGATTATTAGAATTGTATGCCATTAAACAAGAATTAATATCGTACATTCTGCTATATTAACCAGAATGGTGGCCCGCGACATGCATGAGCAACCTCTTCTAAATAATTATCCTTTTTTTACTTTAGTTTATTTCCAAAATAGAATTATGCATATTTAGATGATTGTCCTAGACGACTTATTGCTAACTTCTTTCTCATAATGTGCAATAGAATAATAATCCATCTGCCTTAATTAGATATATAAATCATGCTTTGATAGTAAAATTCAAACCTTGGccaataaataatatatttttattattcaattttattttacTTTCTATAAAATTAAACCTATACATATACTGTTTAATTATGTGACATAAAACTGATATCATTAATTTGGTGCTAGATCTATCTCTAAAGATCTGCGACTATTAGTTAGTGAAAAATTACATAGAAAAAAAAATTATTATTCACATGTTCAATTTGAATAATGAAAATTGACCATGTATATCACATAGGGACGGTAACATTATTTGATATAATAAATTTGTGCCATCATACAAAAACAAGATTTATTGGTTTTGTTGAACCATGAATTATGTCCACGTGTTATTCAATGTGATAATTCTCTGTTAAGGCTGAGAAGTGGTGAATCAACTAGCTTGGAGTTTAATGTTTCATAACGACTTATTCCCCCAACTACAAGTAGTCTTTTATTTATCTAAAAGATTATGACAGTAGTTGCAGACAATTCTCAACGCCTAACAGTTTCAGAGTTCAGTAATGTCAATAAACTGTTTTTCAGACTACATAAAAATTTCAACAACAATTTCAGTAAACTGTTTCGAGCACAAGAAAATTAGCACCTCGCTGAAGTACACCACAAAATATCATTTTACAAGAAAAATAGATGCCTCTGCTTTGCATATAAAGTGATGCTTCTTGGTAACTCAACGTAAAACAACGCTTTAGGTCGCGTGTCAAACATTTGTCTAAGtacatttttcttttcttttttacttGTTTCTCTGTCCTGTAACAAGTGTATATAGTTTACGTATATTTGAACATAATGTCTGTCTGTGTTGGCGGTTATCCAAGTGTTGACGTTTAAGTAGTTCAATGCGACGTCTAGTTTCGAGTCTCTCTCAAGCATTATTTTTTAACATTTATGTATTCTTTTTGTCGCCTCCTGATACGCCTGACAAGTGGGTCCCTCCTAAATAAGGAGAGAGAGATCGTGGGGCAGCATGTGCCGTTAACAAAAGGCCAgtgctctgcgccggcgcgccggtcGAAACTTTCGGCCGTCCGCGTGCGGGCCGCACGATCCACCAACCCCCGCGCGTCCGCACCGTTAGAAattcatgcaacattttttctttcgatgcagcaatttttcaacggttgcaaaaaaaaattgtagcaaaaaaaatatctacgggaTCGTAGAAAAAAACAAAGCTGATGGTGTGTGGTAGCAAaaatcaaacgccggttgtaacaaatatctacgtgaacgtgtatgcaacttttttagtgaacgattgcagtaaaaaatgatgccggttgtaacaaaaattaacatggttgtagcaaaagtaaaaacatcgattgtaacgaaaaatccgacgaactggagttgcaaccaaacgtatatgcagcttttttactggaCAAAATGTAGCCAAAAAAACAATTACagcaaatatgacgctggttgcaacaaatttagacgaAAAAAATATTGCATCCACTCACCAGCGAAGCGCGCGCGTGTGAAAAATGTTGCATGACCCGCGCGCGGCGAGAGAGCGATCGGCGCGTCAGTTCGCCGGCGCGCCGTATGAAAACGTTTCCCTTAACAAAAAGTAGACACCATGCGTCGTCGGATTTAACGGAATTGTATGTAAGTGTTTCTGTTGGGTAAGTTGAAGGACCATTTCTTTAGGTTTTTTTAGTTCTTGTATAATTCTGTTCCCACCATTACAAGTTTGTGTATCAATAGTGGTATTAACTCTTTTCTGATCACCATTGTTCGCAGCCTAGACATGATACATTAAACACAGAGCTTGCTGGCGTGGTCGAACCAACGCCACAAATTACCCGTAGATACATTAAACACCCGATCTTTTACCATTACCATCGACCGGACTTTTTTTTTTatgcaaacaagaacaagagtggagTCATCGCTGACGCTGAAGCAGAGCACTCTGTTCGGAATCTCTCTCGTCTGTCCCACGATAAGCACAGAGATCGCCGCCGGCCGCCCGGCGAGATGCCGCTGGAGCGCTTCGACCTGCGGATCGCCTCCCGGGAGCTGGTCCGGGCCTCCGACCCTCCCCCGGGCTTCCCCGCCGTCCAGGCCGTCTCCAACCTCGACCTCGTCCTCGGCCCGTTCCCGATCCACCTCGTCAGCATCTACCCGCCCCCGCCGCGCGGGCTGGGCCCCGTGCTCGCCGCCGTCCGCGCGGCCCTCCCGGCCTACCTCTCCCGCTTCTTCCCCTTCGCCGGCCGCGTCGTGCGCGACCCGGACACCAACGTCCCCGAGGTCGCCTGCGACAACGCCGGCGCCGAGCTCGTCGTCGCCGACGCCGCCGGGGTCCCCCTCGCCGCCGTCGACTTCGCGCGCGTCGACCGCTCCCTCGGGATGATCCAGATCCCGTTCGACCCGGCGTTCGCGCTGTCGCTGCAGGTGGTGCGGTTCGCGTGCGGGGGGTTCGCGCTGACAGTTGCCACCAACCACCTCCTCGCCGACGGCCGGGCGTTCGTCCTGCTGCTCAATTGCCTCGCGGAGATGgtccgcggcggcggcggggggctctCCCGCGGCCCGCTGCTCGACCGGTCGTCCCTGCTCGCCCCGCGGTCTCCGCCGGTGTACGGCCCGTCGCTGGACGCGGAGTTCGCGAGGTTCACGCCGGCCACCATGATcaatcccctcctggccgcggccATGGAGCGGCGCCTCTACCGCATCGACGCGGCCGACCTCGTCGCGCTCCAGAACGCGGCGTCGTCCGCAGGCCGCCGCACCTCGCGCTTCGTGGCGCTGTGCGCGCACGTCTGGAAGCTCCTGGCCCGCGCGGTCGGCGACTCCGACCCCAACTGCCGGATGGCGTGGATCGTCGACGGCCGGAAGTGCGTCGAGCCGTCGGAGGGCGCGCTGGACATGTACATGGGGAACGTGGTCACCTACACGTCCCGCGAGGCTCCCGTGGCGGAGCTGCTGCGCGCGCCGCTGCAGGACGTGGCGGCCGCCGCGCGCGCGGCCATGGCGTCGGTGACGACGAGGGACAGGTTCCAGGAGCTGGTGGACTGGGTGGAGGCGAACAAAACGGCGTACAAGGACGGCGGGAAGTGGACGGAGGCGGTGAACCTCGGCCTGGGGAGCCCGGCGCTGGTGATCTCCGGGCTGCTCCCGTTCGCCATCGACGGGGACCTGGGGTTCGGGAAGCCGAGGCTGGTGTTGCCGTGGCTGCGGCACGGCCGGCTGGGGTCGGCGTCGGTGACGGTCGTGCCCTGCCCGGGCGGGGACGGGTCGTGGTTCGTCGGCGGCACGAGGCTGTGGCCGCGGCTGGTGGAGGTGGTGGAGAATGTCccggagagcctgctgaagccggTGACCGCGGCGAGCCTGGGGTTCGAGGCGCCCCACGGCTCTCGTCTCTGAGCTTCCGGTGAGCAGTGCTGTGGTTCTCTAGAATTTCTGTAACTTGTAGAGCTCATTGGTAATACTAGAACTAAAATTCTATTCCGTCCGGCCCTAAATTAGTGTGTCAAGTTTAAAATTCTAGATTTTATTATAAAATTGTATTAAGTTTGAAacagttattttgaaaggaatgaAGTCTTTTGAGATGCAGAAATTAGAGCAACAGATTCTCCGTAACTCATCTGATCTGAACATATAAACAACAACGTAAGTATTGGTTGCTTTTTTCCATTAGTCAGACGATATTTGTAACTCCAAATTGCTCGTTAGGCATACTGATCTACTTGTGAATGAAAAATGAACCGGAAGTGACACCGAAACCAATCTACGATGTCACTCAACAAAGTTTGGTGGACGAGCTCTACGGCCAACCCAACGCGCCATCCTATGATTTGGTGTGTTTGGGATGGGAAAACGGACGCTCATGTCCGAGCCGGACAGCCTAGTGCCGAGGCGACCAACATGCCGCATCAATTCTAACTTGTCTGTTGTGGTGGACATAGATAAAAAGATAAAAAATACATGTAAAAATTAAAACAATGCATTGTAGAATCggtaatctttacctaataataatataataataataataataataataa harbors:
- the LOC123409287 gene encoding rosmarinate synthase-like; its protein translation is MPLERFDLRIASRELVRASDPPPGFPAVQAVSNLDLVLGPFPIHLVSIYPPPPRGLGPVLAAVRAALPAYLSRFFPFAGRVVRDPDTNVPEVACDNAGAELVVADAAGVPLAAVDFARVDRSLGMIQIPFDPAFALSLQVVRFACGGFALTVATNHLLADGRAFVLLLNCLAEMVRGGGGGLSRGPLLDRSSLLAPRSPPVYGPSLDAEFARFTPATMINPLLAAAMERRLYRIDAADLVALQNAASSAGRRTSRFVALCAHVWKLLARAVGDSDPNCRMAWIVDGRKCVEPSEGALDMYMGNVVTYTSREAPVAELLRAPLQDVAAAARAAMASVTTRDRFQELVDWVEANKTAYKDGGKWTEAVNLGLGSPALVISGLLPFAIDGDLGFGKPRLVLPWLRHGRLGSASVTVVPCPGGDGSWFVGGTRLWPRLVEVVENVPESLLKPVTAASLGFEAPHGSRL